In one window of Longimicrobium sp. DNA:
- a CDS encoding sigma-54 dependent transcriptional regulator, translated as MARSVLLVDDDPSVLRVLRRYFERSGWETFQALSGEDGVRTYEAQLPDLVLLDVNLPGISGLHVLEVLISRGATVVMLTGQAEVGTAVEAMRAGAEGFLTKPVDLDHLGAAAERAVEKVELRRANHTLAERVVEQGRAGTLGSSPRMRELTRQVELLASSQDTTLLLQGESGTGKSWVAQLTHGLSPRARSPFVEINCAGLSATFLDSELFGHEKGAFTDAREMKRGLFEVADRGTLFLDEIGDLSSDLQPKLLRVLETRTFRRLGGTREIQVDVRLIAATNKDLAAEVRAGRFREDLFYRLSVFPLTIPPLRERSREDVLELVLEALRQLHLRHPASPDRLSDRALDLLLGYAWPGNVRELRNVLERALVLSPGDDAIGPEHLPEALRAPGAPRAARLDSTVLTLEEVERQHIERTLYLSEGNRTLAAQRLAISRATLHAKIKQYGLERVGRDEEASA; from the coding sequence ATGGCACGTTCCGTACTCCTTGTAGACGACGATCCCTCGGTGCTGCGCGTGCTGCGGCGCTACTTCGAACGCAGTGGATGGGAGACCTTCCAGGCGCTCAGCGGCGAGGACGGGGTGCGCACCTACGAGGCGCAGCTTCCCGACCTGGTGCTGCTGGACGTGAACCTCCCCGGCATCAGCGGCCTGCACGTGCTGGAGGTGCTCATCTCGCGCGGCGCCACGGTGGTGATGCTCACCGGCCAGGCCGAGGTGGGCACCGCCGTGGAGGCGATGCGCGCGGGCGCGGAGGGCTTCCTCACCAAGCCCGTGGACCTGGACCACCTGGGCGCCGCCGCGGAGCGCGCGGTGGAAAAGGTGGAGCTGCGCCGGGCCAACCACACCCTGGCCGAGCGGGTGGTGGAGCAGGGGCGCGCCGGCACGCTGGGCAGCTCGCCGCGGATGCGCGAGCTGACGCGGCAGGTGGAGCTCCTCGCCTCTTCGCAGGACACCACGCTCCTGCTGCAGGGGGAGAGCGGCACCGGAAAGAGCTGGGTGGCGCAGCTCACGCACGGGCTCAGCCCGCGGGCGCGTTCGCCCTTCGTGGAGATCAACTGCGCCGGGCTCTCCGCCACCTTTCTGGACTCCGAGCTGTTCGGCCACGAAAAGGGCGCCTTCACCGACGCCCGCGAGATGAAGCGCGGCCTCTTCGAGGTGGCGGACCGCGGCACGCTCTTCCTGGACGAGATCGGCGACCTGTCGTCCGACCTGCAGCCCAAGCTGCTGCGCGTGCTGGAGACGCGCACCTTCCGGCGCCTCGGCGGGACCCGGGAGATCCAGGTGGACGTGCGCCTCATCGCGGCCACCAACAAGGATCTTGCGGCCGAGGTGCGTGCGGGACGTTTCCGCGAAGACCTCTTCTACCGGCTATCGGTCTTTCCGCTCACCATACCGCCGCTGCGCGAGAGGTCGCGCGAGGACGTGCTGGAGCTGGTGCTGGAGGCACTGCGGCAGCTGCACCTGCGCCACCCCGCATCGCCGGACCGGCTGAGCGACCGCGCGCTGGACCTGCTGCTGGGCTACGCCTGGCCGGGCAACGTCCGCGAGCTGCGGAACGTGCTGGAGCGCGCCCTCGTCCTCTCGCCGGGCGACGACGCCATCGGCCCGGAGCACCTGCCGGAGGCGCTGCGTGCCCCCGGCGCTCCGCGCGCGGCGCGGCTGGACAGCACCGTGCTCACGCTGGAAGAGGTGGAGCGGCAGCACATCGAGCGCACGCTCTACCTGTCCGAGGGGAACCGCACGCTGGCGGCGCAGCGGCTCGCCATCTCCCGCGCGACGCTGCACGCCAAGATCAAGCAGTACGGGCTGGAGCGGGTGGGGCGCGACGAGGAGGCTAGCGCGTGA
- a CDS encoding DUF6665 family protein, protein MRAPKGPLARISERNVESVQAEIAQEKAAALARVATRLMDAIARLEEHDAAPESAPEERAALVSAAGEALWYYVVQREACGLRGMDGVLRDFRVPREVHLRMGPRSAQPRGGG, encoded by the coding sequence ATGAGGGCACCCAAGGGACCCCTGGCGCGCATCTCCGAGCGAAACGTGGAGAGCGTGCAGGCGGAGATCGCGCAGGAAAAGGCGGCGGCGCTCGCGCGCGTCGCCACGCGCCTCATGGACGCCATCGCGCGCCTGGAGGAGCACGACGCCGCGCCGGAGAGCGCCCCCGAGGAGCGAGCCGCGCTGGTGTCGGCGGCGGGCGAGGCGCTTTGGTACTACGTGGTACAGCGCGAGGCGTGCGGCCTCCGCGGCATGGACGGCGTCCTGCGCGATTTCCGCGTCCCGCGCGAGGTGCACCTGCGCATGGGCCCCCGATCCGCCCAGCCCCGCGGCGGCGGTTGA
- a CDS encoding response regulator, with protein MPDNEPAPVVLVVDDDASARRTASEILRRNGYTVLQATAGTEALSVSWKHDGGIDLLLTDIVLPGMNGVQLASRIADQRPGISVVFMSGRPEVDAVRYGVLAPSYPFLAKPFGAAELLEIVRAVLAVRAP; from the coding sequence ATGCCTGACAACGAACCCGCACCCGTCGTGCTCGTGGTGGACGACGACGCCTCCGCGCGCCGCACCGCCAGCGAGATCCTGCGCAGGAACGGCTACACGGTGCTGCAGGCGACCGCGGGCACGGAGGCGCTCTCCGTGTCGTGGAAGCACGACGGCGGCATCGACCTCCTCCTGACCGACATCGTGCTTCCCGGGATGAACGGCGTGCAGCTCGCCTCGCGCATCGCGGACCAGCGGCCGGGGATCTCCGTGGTGTTCATGTCCGGCCGCCCCGAAGTGGACGCGGTGCGCTACGGCGTGCTGGCGCCCAGCTATCCCTTCCTCGCCAAGCCCTTCGGCGCCGCCGAGCTGCTGGAGATCGTGCGCGCCGTACTTGCCGTGAGGGCGCCGTGA
- a CDS encoding response regulator, which produces MARSPRAIPYTSPFRLHPREAARPSLLIQISSQVKPATVLLVEDDDATAYWVRRILAHHGTHDGGAPQVLRAKSLAEALRELRRADCVLVDLTLPDSQGIETFLALHQAAPSVPVVVLTSLRDEELGAEAVRLGAQDFLSKDSAPEQISRALRFAVLRGRWQGAVDEAARLEAVLDSISDAYLAVDGGGRLTYANRAAERLFGVARDDAVGHSLAEGIPALAGTRTLDALLRHVEEPAPSALEECLPGIGRWVEVRLFPSPTGTTAYLRDTTERRRTAEALQEAQRFTAGLLSNLPGMAYRCANDPDWTMEFASEGAKELTGYAPEALVGPGAVSYGDLIHPTDRDWVWREVQAAVQQGRHFELSYRIIAAGGGEKWVWEQGRGVLDADGKMQAVEGFITDTTRQKALEEQLRQAQKMDAVGRLAGGIAHDFNNLLTAIKGTAALMLLDLAPGDPLREDAESIAEVVDRAAGLARQLLAFGRGHVVRRETVDLNGVVRETGKMLRRLIPSGIELTTVLADELAPVNADGGQLEQVLVNLVLNARDAMPDGGSVIVETMHVEVDAWPRGWATGLAPGAYVMLVVHDTGTGIDAQTQERIFDPFFTTKEVGQGTGLGLSIVYGIVQQSGGALRVFSRPGVGTTFRVIFPRAGAPHRPRTPEPPPTVPGSWSGTVLLVDDEPAVRRTTRRLLERAGFTVLEAANGEEALRTARAHAGPLSLVVTDVVMPQMGGPVLAAQLARERPDTPVLYVSGYSRENAFPGGSAAAQGRFLHKPFTVEGLMEAVEGLLGGPGE; this is translated from the coding sequence GTGGCGCGCTCCCCGCGCGCCATCCCGTACACATCCCCCTTCCGTCTCCACCCGCGCGAAGCGGCGCGTCCCTCGCTCCTGATCCAGATTTCCTCCCAGGTCAAACCGGCGACCGTCCTGCTCGTCGAAGACGACGACGCGACGGCCTACTGGGTCCGACGCATCCTGGCGCACCACGGCACTCACGATGGCGGAGCCCCGCAAGTGCTGCGCGCGAAGTCGCTGGCCGAAGCGCTCCGCGAGCTGCGCCGGGCCGACTGCGTCCTGGTGGACCTGACGCTCCCGGACTCGCAGGGGATCGAGACGTTTCTGGCGCTCCACCAGGCCGCGCCCAGCGTCCCGGTGGTCGTCCTCACCTCGCTGCGCGACGAGGAGCTGGGGGCGGAGGCGGTGCGGCTGGGGGCGCAGGACTTCCTATCCAAGGACTCGGCTCCGGAGCAGATCTCGCGCGCCCTGCGCTTCGCCGTGCTGCGCGGACGCTGGCAGGGGGCGGTGGACGAGGCGGCGCGGCTGGAGGCGGTGCTGGACAGCATCTCCGACGCGTACCTGGCGGTGGACGGCGGCGGTCGGCTGACCTACGCCAACCGCGCGGCGGAGCGGCTCTTCGGCGTGGCGCGCGACGATGCGGTGGGTCACTCGCTGGCGGAGGGGATCCCCGCGCTGGCCGGCACGCGCACCCTGGACGCGCTCCTGCGCCACGTGGAGGAGCCCGCGCCCTCCGCGCTGGAGGAGTGCCTTCCCGGCATCGGCCGCTGGGTGGAGGTGAGGCTCTTCCCTTCGCCCACGGGGACCACGGCGTACCTGCGCGACACCACGGAGCGGCGGCGGACGGCGGAGGCGCTCCAGGAGGCGCAGCGCTTCACCGCGGGGCTCCTCAGCAACCTTCCCGGGATGGCGTACCGCTGCGCCAACGATCCCGATTGGACGATGGAGTTCGCCAGCGAGGGCGCCAAGGAGCTGACCGGCTACGCGCCCGAAGCGCTGGTGGGCCCCGGGGCCGTGTCGTACGGCGACCTCATCCACCCCACCGACCGGGATTGGGTGTGGCGAGAGGTACAGGCCGCCGTCCAGCAGGGGCGCCACTTCGAGCTGAGCTACCGCATCATCGCGGCCGGCGGGGGCGAGAAGTGGGTGTGGGAGCAGGGGCGCGGCGTGCTGGACGCGGACGGGAAGATGCAGGCCGTGGAGGGGTTCATCACCGACACCACGCGGCAGAAGGCGCTGGAGGAGCAGCTTCGCCAGGCGCAGAAGATGGACGCGGTGGGGCGGCTGGCGGGCGGGATCGCGCACGACTTCAACAACCTGCTCACCGCCATCAAGGGCACGGCCGCCCTCATGCTCCTCGACCTCGCCCCCGGCGACCCGCTGCGCGAGGACGCGGAGTCGATCGCCGAGGTGGTGGACCGGGCGGCGGGGCTGGCGCGGCAGCTCCTCGCCTTCGGCCGCGGCCACGTGGTGCGCCGCGAGACGGTGGACCTCAACGGCGTCGTGCGGGAGACGGGGAAGATGCTCCGCCGCCTGATCCCCAGCGGCATCGAGCTCACCACCGTCCTCGCCGATGAGCTCGCCCCCGTGAACGCGGACGGCGGACAGCTGGAGCAGGTGCTGGTGAACCTCGTCCTCAACGCCCGCGACGCCATGCCCGACGGCGGCTCGGTGATCGTGGAGACGATGCACGTGGAGGTGGACGCCTGGCCGCGCGGGTGGGCCACCGGGCTGGCGCCGGGCGCGTACGTGATGCTCGTGGTGCACGACACCGGCACCGGCATCGACGCGCAGACGCAGGAGCGCATCTTCGACCCGTTCTTCACCACCAAGGAGGTGGGGCAGGGGACGGGGCTGGGGCTCTCCATCGTGTACGGGATCGTGCAGCAGAGCGGCGGCGCGCTGCGCGTCTTCAGCCGCCCCGGCGTGGGGACGACTTTCCGCGTGATCTTTCCGCGCGCCGGTGCGCCCCACCGCCCGCGCACCCCGGAGCCGCCGCCTACCGTCCCGGGATCGTGGAGTGGCACGGTGCTCCTGGTGGACGACGAGCCCGCCGTTCGCCGCACCACCCGCCGCCTGCTGGAGCGCGCGGGCTTCACCGTGCTGGAAGCCGCCAACGGCGAGGAAGCGCTCCGCACCGCCCGCGCGCACGCCGGCCCGCTGTCGCTGGTGGTCACGGACGTGGTGATGCCGCAGATGGGCGGCCCCGTCCTCGCCGCGCAGCTCGCCCGCGAGCGGCCGGACACCCCGGTCCTCTACGTCTCCGGCTACTCGCGCGAGAACGCCTTCCCCGGCGGCAGCGCCGCCGCGCAAGGCCGCTTCCTCCACAAACCGTTTACGGTGGAGGGGCTGATGGAGGCGGTGGAGGGGTTGTTGGGGGGCCCTGGCGAGTAA
- a CDS encoding HD domain-containing phosphohydrolase, whose translation MGAIRMMLNGRIMIVSDRKQVVAELEPIVRRGSHLALTVPDAREALRSLEQGLVPDLIISDLGSSTAHESAEYLSRFRHINRAGAHLVIVDEGAEAPHADSTIPLRRPFRDGEVQWAIEAAVGRIAEEVVALRGQVCREMEEMRHGMRELRRDVVTALAGTIAARDPYMHGHSVRVAALARRVAEAMGVAPADVELLEFASLLHEIGKVVVPLELLHKTGPLSEDELEQIRAHARAGARIVEGVASLRGAARLIEHHTDAYDALHPALDSDSAEFLLAGILHVADAYDAMTSPRAYRGAMDHDYCARTLEAGSGTRFHPAVVEMLLRITR comes from the coding sequence ATGGGAGCAATCCGAATGATGCTCAACGGCAGGATCATGATCGTGAGCGACCGCAAGCAGGTGGTCGCCGAGCTGGAGCCCATCGTGCGCCGCGGGAGCCACCTGGCGCTCACCGTGCCCGACGCGCGCGAGGCGCTGCGCTCGCTGGAGCAGGGGCTGGTGCCCGACCTGATCATCTCCGACCTGGGCTCGTCCACGGCGCACGAGAGCGCGGAGTACCTGAGCCGCTTCCGCCACATCAACCGCGCCGGCGCGCACCTGGTGATCGTGGACGAAGGGGCCGAGGCACCGCACGCCGACAGCACCATCCCCCTCCGCCGCCCCTTCCGCGACGGCGAGGTGCAGTGGGCGATCGAGGCGGCGGTGGGGAGGATCGCGGAGGAGGTGGTTGCGCTGCGCGGGCAGGTGTGCCGCGAGATGGAGGAGATGCGCCACGGGATGCGCGAGCTGCGCCGCGACGTGGTGACGGCGCTGGCGGGAACCATCGCCGCGCGCGACCCGTACATGCACGGGCACTCGGTGCGCGTGGCCGCCCTCGCCCGCCGCGTGGCCGAGGCGATGGGGGTCGCGCCCGCGGACGTGGAGCTGCTGGAGTTCGCCTCGCTGCTGCACGAGATCGGCAAGGTGGTGGTGCCGCTGGAGCTGCTGCACAAGACCGGGCCGCTGAGCGAAGACGAGCTGGAGCAGATCCGCGCCCACGCCCGCGCCGGCGCCCGCATCGTGGAGGGGGTGGCGTCGCTGCGGGGAGCGGCGCGCCTCATCGAGCACCACACCGACGCCTACGACGCGCTGCACCCCGCGCTGGACTCCGACTCCGCCGAGTTCCTGCTCGCCGGCATCCTGCACGTGGCCGACGCGTACGACGCCATGACCTCGCCGCGCGCCTACCGCGGCGCGATGGACCACGACTACTGCGCGCGCACCCTGGAGGCGGGGAGCGGCACGCGCTTCCACCCCGCCGTGGTGGAGATGCTGCTGAGGATCACGCGCTAG